The candidate division WOR-3 bacterium genome segment TGCACTCAGGTATACTACCAATGCGCCTTTGTCAGTACAAGCGCCCTGGTTGATTCTGGCTGGTGTGTTTCCTTCAGATAATGCTCATGGGAATGGCAACGGTTTCTGGGAGCCCGGAGAGAGCCTGGAAATCTTTGTCACCTTGCTTAATCGTGGTTTGGGTTCTGCTACTAACACTGTCGCCAGACTAATTCCCTGCGATCGCAATACCTCAGTTTACGATTCTGTCGCTCAGTTCGGTACAATATTACCTGAAAGTGCAATAAGCAATGAATTTGATCCTTTCCACTGTATAATTGATGATGGTCCTTCCGATTCGATTGCCGTTTTTCGATTGCAAATTTCTGCCGATGGTTACAACGCAATTCTGTTCTTTACCTTGGGTATCACTGGTTGCACCGGTTACTATGAAGAGGGAACGGGAAAATATGCCACGCGTCTGTTAGGGATAATTCCCAATCTGGTCAAAACAACAACTCGAATTTATTATTCGCTGGGCAGTCAAAGCGACGTCGAATTTACGTTGATTGATGTTTCCGGAAGGGTTGTTAGAACTGTTCGTCAGAAATCCCAAGCCCCTGGATTACATGCACTTGGTCTCTCTTTGACAAACTTGCCGGTTGGGGCGTACTTCTGTAAACTTTGTATTAAAGAGGGGCATAATGAAAAGATATTTATTGGAAAAATCCTCTGTATTCATTGATGTTAAAGCGCCAGTTATGTTCTTGGGGACGCTTGCAGTAATATTTTCATTCTGCAGCAGTAATCATGCTCCCAGTAGGCCGGTCATTATCGGTCGGAACCACGCGTTCGTTTCAGATACGATATCAATTCGTATTTATGCAGTGGATCCTGAAGATAATGTTATCACATACCTGATCGAATGGGGGGATACGACCACGGCGAAGTGGTCTCCGTTCTTTCAAAGTGGTGAAACCATTCCCCGGACTCATGTATATAGTGACACCGGCATTTATTTTATTCGAGCAAAAGCACGAGATATTGATCGGGCTGAATCTGACTGGTCTGATACTTTTTCAATACGAATTGAAGCCGAAACCGTTGGAATGGTTCCCAAGAGGAATTGACAATGATTGGAAAGTCTGAATATAATATAATAATACGATGTTGCAATCAGAAAGTGAATTGGTAATCCGTCCGCTGGAGCTGAGGGATGCGATGGAGATTGGTCGTATAACGATATCATGCAGAAACGAAACTGGCTGTGACGCATTTTACTCATTAGAAGACTATGAAAAGCTTTTTGATACTGATTGGTTGAAAAACGGTACTGGATTAGTTTTGGAATGCAAATCTACCATATTGGGATACGGCTGGATTTCTGTAGCTACATGGCGTCTTCAGGATGTAATTTCTTTCGGATTGTTTCTTTCTCCGCGGGCACGCGAGCGCAGCTTTTACCAACCACTTGTAGAACGATTGCTTTCGGAAGCCAGACACTTGGCTGTTAACCACAAAATTAATCATATAGTTTTTTTCTCTCGAGCTACTGATCATATTCATCCACCGATATTGACAGAATTTGGATTTGTGAAGCATCCGGTGTCCATGCTGGGGATGTCCCACATCCTTGAAGTACTGCCCCGGGGAGAATATTTTCCTGATATGGCAGTGCGAGCTGTCCGTTTACCGGAAGAGATACCACTTTTACGCCGGATCAGCGCTGCCGCCTTCGACGATCCTCCTAATCAAGGGGAACCTCTGAATTGGAATGAAGATTTTCTGCTGATAGAAAAAAGCGAACCCGGCTTTAAACCCGAACAGATAATGTTAGCAGAGATCAAGGAGGAACCGATAGCCTACCTCGTTACCTTTATCTGCAAGAATTTACCTTATAAGGCATATGAAATTGTAGATTTTGGCGTTATCCCAAAGTGGCGTCGAAGAGGTATCGGAAGTATACTTTTGGGACATGCACTCAAATGGATAAAAGATCAAGGAGCTCAGAAAGTTCTTGCTTCAACATTCAGCACCAATCCGGCAATCAATGTCTTCTGGCATAATGGGTTCCGACCCGACCATTCGCGGACTTACATCTTTTACACCCGCGAAATTGGATTGTGAATTTGAGACGAAATCGTTCTGATTTGTAATTCATGGCTATTGACTTTGTCTGCAAATTTAGTATTTTTTCTCTATGAAATTACTGGTGACCAGTGCGCTGCCCTACGCTAATGGAGAAATTCATCTGGGCCATCTGGCTGGAGCTTATCTTCCAGCAGATATTTATGTTAAATACCACCGACTAAAAGGTACAGATGTTATATTCATATGCGGTTCTGATGAACATGGGGTTCCGATAACAATCGCTGCTCAACGTGCAGGAATATCACCTAAAGAACTGGTCGATCATTATCATCCTTTGATAAAACAATCTTTTGAAAAATTCGGTATCGAAT includes the following:
- a CDS encoding GNAT family N-acetyltransferase, translating into MEIGRITISCRNETGCDAFYSLEDYEKLFDTDWLKNGTGLVLECKSTILGYGWISVATWRLQDVISFGLFLSPRARERSFYQPLVERLLSEARHLAVNHKINHIVFFSRATDHIHPPILTEFGFVKHPVSMLGMSHILEVLPRGEYFPDMAVRAVRLPEEIPLLRRISAAAFDDPPNQGEPLNWNEDFLLIEKSEPGFKPEQIMLAEIKEEPIAYLVTFICKNLPYKAYEIVDFGVIPKWRRRGIGSILLGHALKWIKDQGAQKVLASTFSTNPAINVFWHNGFRPDHSRTYIFYTREIGL